The region ATCGTTACTCTGCGGGGAATGGCGTGATTCAGTGGGAAGTGAGACAAAAAAAAGCGCTGCCTTTCGACATCGGTTTTTTCAAGGCGCTTGGTGTACGTCCTCAGGATTGCAGGTTGGCGCAGGTCCATGGCCGGAGCATGGAGCCCTATCTGTTTCATCGGGACATGATGATGATCTGCATGGCAAAAAAGCGCGTGCGGGACGGCCTGATCTACGCGGTGACGTTTGAAGACGAACCGCTGGTGAAGCAGATTTTCAAGGAGCCGGAAGGCGCGTTGCGCTTGCACTCCTACAACCCGGAGTTCCCCGACAAGATCATTGCGGCGGATCAGCTGGAAGGCTTGCAGATCGCGGGTGAGGTGGTCTACCGCTCCGGTTCGGGGCTGGCGGGTGGTAATTGAAGCGCGTGCACGCGCGGGTTCCTGCTCCGTTATTACATCCGAGGTAATTGGCGTGTCTCGCGCACGTACCTAATCTTCGGTGGTCGCGCGGTTCATTCCGGACCGCGCTCACTCACCGAGGACACATCATGTCGAGCTTTCAGGTTCACACCATCGACTCCGCGCCGGAACTCTCGAAGCCGGTATTGCGCCAACTCGAAGCCACCTTCGGCTTCATTCCCAACATTGCCGGCAGCATGGCCGGCTCGCCGGTGTTGATCGGCGCGTTTATCGATCTGTTCCGGAAGGTCCATTCGGGGACCTTCACGGAAGCGCAGATCCAGACGCTGTTGCTGACCAATGCGGTGACGAACGCCTGTACGTGGGCGGTGGCATTTCACACCGCACTGGCGCTGCACGAAGGTCTCGCGCCCGCTGACGTCGACGCGATCCGCGCGGGCCGCGAGCCGGCGGATCGCCAGCACGCCGCGTTGTCCCTTCTGGCCAAGACCGCGATCGACAAGCGCGGGCATCTCGACGGGCACGATGTCGATGCATTTCTCGAAGCCGGCTTTCGACGCGATCAGGTTCTCGAATTGCTCGCGGTGACGGCGGCATCGACGATCACGAACTACGTGGGCAGCATCGTGCAGCCGCCGCTGGAAGAACAGTTCCAGGTACATGCGTGGCACGCGTGAGCGTGATGAAGACAGGGAAGGGGGCGTCCGGCGGCGCATAGTATGCTGCCCGGACAGGTTCGCTCGATCGGTGCGGCATGGTGTGATATCCAGCTGCGTCGCACCGATCGCAACGTCACTTCCGTTCCGACTCACGGACAAGAGAACGATGAATTCAGCCAACAAAGCCTCGTCGAACGAACTCGGCGCGCTATTGCGTCATTGGCGCGACATGCGCGGCGTCAGTCAGTTGGACCTGTCGTTCAACGCAGGCGTCTCGCAGCGGCACATCAGTTTTATCGAAAGCGGCCGCAGCGTGCCGAGCCGGCAGATGGTGCTGGACATCGCGCAGACGCTGGACGTTCCGCTGCGCGAACGCAACACGCTGCTGCTGGCCGCGGGCTATGCACCGGTCTATGCCGATACCGCCTGGAATGCCGCGGAAATGCAGAGCGTCACGAAAGCGCTCGACCGCATGCTGCGCCAGCATGAACCGTTTCCGGCCATCGTGATGGATCGCTACTGGAACGTGTTGATGACCAATGCGTCCGCGCCGCGCTTTTTCAACTGCTTTATCGACATGGCGGCGCGCAAAGGGCCGCGCAACATGCTGCATCTGATTTTCGATCCCGACGGAATGCGGCCGTTCGTGGCCGAATGGCAAACGGTGGCGGATAGTTTGATTCAGCGCGTGCACCGCGAGTCGGTGGGGCGGGTGATCGACGACACGACGCGCGAGTTGCTGGATGCGTTGCGGGCTTATCCGGATGTTGCGGTCGATCTGTCATCCGGCAGGGCGTCGAACACCGATCCGGCGTCGACGTCCATGCCGGTGATACCCATCGGCTTCATCAAAAACGGTCGCGTGCTGAAGTACTTCTCGATGGTCGCGAGCGTCGGCACGCCGCAAACCATCGCCGCGCAGGAACTGCGAATCGAATGCATGTTCCCGGCGGACGACGAAACGGAAGCACTGCATCTTGAGATGCTAGGCGAGCGCGCGAGTTAGCAGCGTGTCGGCGTGTCGGCGTGGCGCGAGTTCGAGCACGCTCGCCATCGTCCCGCCCGCCAGCGATCAGAACTTGTGCCGCAACCCGATGCTGACGATCGTCTGCGACTGCGCCGCCGACGAATGGCCATTACCCTTGTCGCTGACCGACGCGCTGGCCGCGACCGGATTGCCGAGCGCATCCAGCGTGCCGCCGGACGCGTGCTGATAGCCGCCCATCAAATACACCGTCGATCGTTTCGACAGGTTGTACTGCGCGCCAAGTGTGACGTTGTGATATTGCGCGCGCTCATCCACGCCATTCACCTCGCCGCCACGCGTGTAGCTGTAACCCGCGAACAATTGCACGGCCGGCTGGATCGTCCATTGACCGAACACGCCCGCGACGTTGAACGTCGCATGACCCTTGAACAGCGAGTCGGCGCCTGAACGGTATTGCACATTGCTGTAGTTCACACCGACGAGCGCCGGTCCGAAATCGTAAGTCGCGCCGGTCGCGATGATCTGTTGCGATTGCGCGCTCGCGTAGCCTTCGTTGATCGACGAATTGAACAGACCGTCGTCGGTGCCGTTCCATTTGCCGGAGGTGCTGTCGTTCGGACCGGTCTTGCTGTTGTCCGAGCGTTCGTAGCCGACGCCTACGTGCAGCGGGCCATTGCCGTACGCGGCGCCCACGCTCCACGTGTTCTGCTGCTTCAGGCTGCCGGGTTGACCGCCGAAGCCGTACAGCGCGCCGAACGTGAAGCCCGCATGGTTCGCGCTCGTGTACTTGATCGAATTGTTGACGCGCGCGGTCTGATCGAGATCGTCGATATCGCCCGGATGCGCGCCGAAGCCGCCGACCAGTGCGACCGGCGCGACCGGCGCCACGAAATCGTTCAGCGACGTGTACTGACGGCCCAGGGTGATCGTGCCGTACTGCTGGCTGCCGATGCCGACGAACGCCTGACGTCCGAACAGTCCGCCGTTCTGACCGGGCTTGCCGTTCGTGATGTCGAAGCCGTCTTCCAGCTGGAACAGCGCGCGCCAGCCGCCGCCAAGGTCGTCTTGCCCCTTGATGCCCCAACGGCTACCGGACAGATTGCCGCTCGTGGCTGCGAGGTTCGAATGGCTGCCGTAGTGGCCGGTCGTGCCGGTGCGTTCGCTGCTGCGGTATGAGATGCCCGCATCGACGATGCCGTACAGCGTGACGGAACTCTGCGCGGACGCGATGCCGGCGAAGGACAACAACAGGGGAGCGGCAAACCAGTGCTTTTTCATCGTAGTCATAGTTCGGGTGGAACGTTTTTATCGAGCCGTCTAAATGGCGGACTCTCTTTTGTCCGTGCACGCGGGTTCCGCTCCGTCCGGCGTTTGCACGACGTCGGGAGCGGATCGCGTGAAGCGGGGAAAGGGGGAAGGGGAAACGTGGAAGCGGATATCGAGGCTTAGCGACCCAGCGAAGCGCCGGGCGGCAAGTCCGGGGCGCGTACCGTGACCGTCTTGCGGACCCTGGCCACATCGGACGCGCTGACGGTCGAGCCGGTATTGCCCCAGCTCGTGCGCACGAAGTTCGTCACGTCGGCGACTTCCTGATCGTTCAGGCGCCAGCCGAACGGCGGCATCGTGAACGAAGACGGCGCGGTCTTCGTGCCTTCGAGCGTGCCGCCTGTCAGCAGCACGTGAATCAATGAGGTCGCGTCCTTGCCCTGCACGACGGGGTTTCCGCCGAGCGCCGGGAACACGCGGTTGTAGCCGCGCCCGTCGCTGCGGTGACAGGCCATGCAGTTGTCGCGATAGACGGCCGCGCCGGTTGCGCTTGCGTCTCCGCCGCGCAACGCGTGGGCGGCGGTGTCGTCGTACGCGTACGGCGTTTCCCTGGCGTCGTTCGACGGCAGCGTCTTCAGGTAGCGTGCCATCGCGGTCAGATCCGCGTCGCTCATGTGCTGCATGCTGTGCTGCACGACGTCCGTCATGCCGCCGAATGCCGCGCTGTGCTGCGTGCGGCCGGTCTTCAGAAACTGCACGATGTCGGCTTCGCTCCATGCGCCGATGCCGGTGCGCGGATTGCCGCGCAAGCTCGACGGTACCCAGCCGTCGATCGGCGCACCGCCCGAGAGGAACCCGGTGCCGTCGAGGTCGGTCAGCGAACGCTCCTGCATTGTTACGGCGCGCGGCGTATGACATGCGCCGCAATGGCCGAGGCCTTGCACGAGATACGCACCGCGCGCGATCACGGGGTCGGCGTAATGCCGCGCCTCGAACGCGACGGGTTCAGGCGCGAACAGATGACGCCAGATGCCGAGTGGCCAGCGCATCGACAGCGGCCAGACGATATCGACGGGACGGTTCGACTGCGTGACTGGCGCGACGCCCTGCGCGAAGTACGCGTACAGCGCGTGCATGTCGTCTTCGCTCAGGCGCGCATACGACGGGAACGGCATCGCCGGATAGAGCGTGTCGCCGTTCGGCTTCACGCCCGCACGCACCGCGCGGTCGAACTGCGCGAAGGTCCACGACCCGATGCCGGTGTCGCGGTCCGGCGTGATGTTGGTGGAGTAGATCGCACCGATCGGCGTGTCGAATTTGAGGCCGCCCGCGAAGGGCTTGCCGGCGGGCGTCGAGTGACAGGCGATGCAATCGCCGGCACGCGCGAGGTATTCGCCGTGGGCGATTTGTGTCTGCGCTTGAGTTTGCGTTTGCGCCTGCGTTTGAGTTTGCGTCTGCGTCCGCACTGCGTTGTCTTGCGTTGCCGCTTGCGCGGCGAACGATGCGCTCATCGCAGCCGCCGCGCAAAGCGACGCCATGCCCGCCCGTTTGACCGCCCGCGCGGCGCGCTGGAAATCGATTTTCTTGTTCATGCGCTCACCAGCGGCCCGGGGTTCTTCAGATATTGCGTGCGGATCGCCTTCGCGGACCAGTAGGCCAGCGCGGCGACGAGGCCGGTCGGGTTGTAGCCGATGCCTTGCGGAAAGGCCGACGCGCCCATCACGAACACGTTGTGCACGTCCCAGCTCTGCAGATAGCGGTTCAACACGCTGGTCTTCGGATCGGTGCCCATCACCGCGCCGCCGACAAGATGCGTGGTTTGATAACGGCGCGAATCGAAGTGCGCGCCGAATTCGCGCGTGTAGACGTTGATCGATTTCGGTCCCATCTGCTGCGCGATCTTCTGCATTTGACCGGTGACGTAGCGGGCCATCTTGATGTCGTTGTCTTTCCAGTCGAATGTCATGCGCAGCAGCGGCTGCCCGTACGAATCGCGATAGGTCGGATCGAGGTCGAGGAACACGTCGCGATACGACATGTTGGAACCGTGCGCGTCCATCGACAGGGTGTGCGCGTAATGGTCCTTGACGGACTTCTTCCAGTCGGCGCCCCAGTTTGGCGTACCCGCGGGCGTTGCGATGCCGCTGATCGGCTTGGTGCCCGCCTGATTCACCCACAATGGCGAACCGCCGACGAAACCCAGCGGACCGTGATCGAAATTGTCGGCGTTGAAGTCGTCGACCGCGACGCC is a window of Paraburkholderia sp. D15 DNA encoding:
- a CDS encoding carboxymuconolactone decarboxylase family protein: MSSFQVHTIDSAPELSKPVLRQLEATFGFIPNIAGSMAGSPVLIGAFIDLFRKVHSGTFTEAQIQTLLLTNAVTNACTWAVAFHTALALHEGLAPADVDAIRAGREPADRQHAALSLLAKTAIDKRGHLDGHDVDAFLEAGFRRDQVLELLAVTAASTITNYVGSIVQPPLEEQFQVHAWHA
- a CDS encoding helix-turn-helix transcriptional regulator gives rise to the protein MNSANKASSNELGALLRHWRDMRGVSQLDLSFNAGVSQRHISFIESGRSVPSRQMVLDIAQTLDVPLRERNTLLLAAGYAPVYADTAWNAAEMQSVTKALDRMLRQHEPFPAIVMDRYWNVLMTNASAPRFFNCFIDMAARKGPRNMLHLIFDPDGMRPFVAEWQTVADSLIQRVHRESVGRVIDDTTRELLDALRAYPDVAVDLSSGRASNTDPASTSMPVIPIGFIKNGRVLKYFSMVASVGTPQTIAAQELRIECMFPADDETEALHLEMLGERAS
- a CDS encoding porin, translated to MKKHWFAAPLLLSFAGIASAQSSVTLYGIVDAGISYRSSERTGTTGHYGSHSNLAATSGNLSGSRWGIKGQDDLGGGWRALFQLEDGFDITNGKPGQNGGLFGRQAFVGIGSQQYGTITLGRQYTSLNDFVAPVAPVALVGGFGAHPGDIDDLDQTARVNNSIKYTSANHAGFTFGALYGFGGQPGSLKQQNTWSVGAAYGNGPLHVGVGYERSDNSKTGPNDSTSGKWNGTDDGLFNSSINEGYASAQSQQIIATGATYDFGPALVGVNYSNVQYRSGADSLFKGHATFNVAGVFGQWTIQPAVQLFAGYSYTRGGEVNGVDERAQYHNVTLGAQYNLSKRSTVYLMGGYQHASGGTLDALGNPVAASASVSDKGNGHSSAAQSQTIVSIGLRHKF
- a CDS encoding cytochrome c, whose protein sequence is MNKKIDFQRAARAVKRAGMASLCAAAAMSASFAAQAATQDNAVRTQTQTQTQAQTQTQAQTQIAHGEYLARAGDCIACHSTPAGKPFAGGLKFDTPIGAIYSTNITPDRDTGIGSWTFAQFDRAVRAGVKPNGDTLYPAMPFPSYARLSEDDMHALYAYFAQGVAPVTQSNRPVDIVWPLSMRWPLGIWRHLFAPEPVAFEARHYADPVIARGAYLVQGLGHCGACHTPRAVTMQERSLTDLDGTGFLSGGAPIDGWVPSSLRGNPRTGIGAWSEADIVQFLKTGRTQHSAAFGGMTDVVQHSMQHMSDADLTAMARYLKTLPSNDARETPYAYDDTAAHALRGGDASATGAAVYRDNCMACHRSDGRGYNRVFPALGGNPVVQGKDATSLIHVLLTGGTLEGTKTAPSSFTMPPFGWRLNDQEVADVTNFVRTSWGNTGSTVSASDVARVRKTVTVRAPDLPPGASLGR